A single region of the Nicotiana sylvestris chromosome 6, ASM39365v2, whole genome shotgun sequence genome encodes:
- the LOC138871084 gene encoding uncharacterized protein: MHQNTTPYRPKANGAVEAANKNIKKILRKMIQSSRQWHEKLPFALLGYRTTVPTSVGATPYHLVYGTEAVIPAEVEFPSLRIIIEAEIEDICHRQLYQQRMARSYNKKVRPRYFEVGQLVLRRILPHHQEAKGKFAPNWKGPYIIRKILPKAVLYLGGIEGNDPEAAVNADAVKRYYV; the protein is encoded by the exons atgcATCAGAACactactccttatcggcctaaaGCTAATGGTGccgtcgaagcagcaaacaagaacatcaaaaagattttgagaaagatgattcaaagttccaggcagtggcatgaaaagttgccttttgcattgttggggtatcgcactactgtgcCCACGTCGGTCGGAGCAACTCCGTACCATTTGGTTTATGGAACTGAAGCtgtgatacccgcggaagttgaattcccttctctccggatcattattgaagctgaaattgaagaca TCTGCCACAGGCAGTTATATCAACAACGAATGGCTCGttcctacaacaagaaagtgcggcctagatattttgaagtggggcaactcgttctaagacgtattcttccccatcatcaggaagcaaaagggaaatttgctcctaattggaaaggcccgtatatcatcagaaagatattgccaaaAGCAGTATTATACTTGGGAGgtatcgaaggaaatgatcccgaagcagctgtgaatgcggatgcagtcaaaaggtactatgtttag